The following nucleotide sequence is from Pseudomonas sp. RC10.
TGGCTGAAAGCCTCGGTGTGGAGCCGCGTGAAGTGCGCGAGATGGAAAGCCGTTTGACCGGTCACGACATGGCGTTCGACCCGGCTGCTGAAGCCGACGACGACAGCGCGTTCCAGTCTCCGGCCAACTACCTGGAAGACCATCGTTACGATCCAGCGCGTCAGCTGGAAGATTCCGACTGGACTGATAGCTCGACCGCCAACCTGCACGAAGCCTTGAACGTGCTGGACGACCGTAGCCGCGACATCCTCTACCAGCGCTGGCTGGCCGAGGAAAAGGCGACGCTGCACGACCTGGCCGAAAAGTACAACGTCTCAGCCGAGCGTATCCGCCAGCTCGAAAAGAGCGCGATGAACAAGCTCAAACTGTCGATTGCTGCGTAAGCGGTCAACCGAAATGCAAAACGCCCCGAGATGATCGGGGCGTTTTTGTTTGTGAGCCTGATGATGACCTGTAGGAGTGAGCTTGCTCGCGATAGCGGCCTTTCAGTCACTGCCTGGGTGTCTGGTATGACGCCATCGCGAGCAAGCTCACTCCTACAGGTTTTGCGTGTGGCTCTAAAAGGTTTGGTTTACCACTCTCGCCGATTGTTTATCCCCACCAGATACTCATCCCCACCCAACTGGCGCATCTGTTGACGAATCCACCCGGCGCGGCGCGACACATAGCTGGTGGGGTGGCTGGCGCTCCATTCCCGAGGACTGGGCAGCACGGCGGCGAGGTAGCTGGCCTGCTGGGTCGAGAGCTGGCTGGCGTTGACGTGGAAGTGATGTTGCGCCGCAGCCTGGGCGCCGAACACGCCGTCGTCCCATTCCACACTGTTGACGTAAACCTCAAGAATCCGTTGCTTGGACCAGAGCACTTCGATCAGGCCGGTGAACCAGGCTTCCAGACCCTTGCGCAGATAACTGCGGCCGGACCACAAAAAGAGGTTTTTCGAGACCTGCTGGCTCAGCGTGCTGGCGCCGCGAATCGAGCCGCCACGTTCGTTATGAACCAGTGCGGCCTGGATGGCGTCGATATCGAAACCCCAGTGCTCGGCGAATTTCTGGTCTTCACCTGCGATGACGGCAACTTTCAGGTCGTCGG
It contains:
- the mtgA gene encoding monofunctional biosynthetic peptidoglycan transglycosylase: MLRFLLRRVAKGLLWFAAASVVLVLIFRFVPPPFTALMVERKVESWLDGQPIDLQRDWQPWERISDDLKVAVIAGEDQKFAEHWGFDIDAIQAALVHNERGGSIRGASTLSQQVSKNLFLWSGRSYLRKGLEAWFTGLIEVLWSKQRILEVYVNSVEWDDGVFGAQAAAQHHFHVNASQLSTQQASYLAAVLPSPREWSASHPTSYVSRRAGWIRQQMRQLGGDEYLVGINNRREW